A section of the Lampris incognitus isolate fLamInc1 chromosome 8, fLamInc1.hap2, whole genome shotgun sequence genome encodes:
- the LOC130116344 gene encoding olfactory receptor 51G1-like codes for MANSSAVTVILLSAYYGMDDLKPVYFSVFLILYITIIMESLALMGVICVKKTLHEPMYFLVGNLAANGLYGSTALLPALLSNIFSHSHELSLPCCQAQIYTIHTYAIVEFTILAAMSYDRYVAICYPLQYQAVMPLSRVYRLIIFTWLYPLVAFLIVFILTLNLQFCEKTLDKLYCVNYSLVKLSCSDTSMVNIVGLLSVVVYACPQLIMVLYSYIQILRICALSSKESRLKALRTCTPHLLAVINYSIGCFFEIAQSRFNLSHLPYKTKVFLSLYFLIFPPILNPAIYGLSIQAIRVPLLNLFQHKNKVAPAQQPGVKWA; via the coding sequence ATGGCAAACTCATCTGCAGTAACAGTTATTCTTCTGTCTGCCTACTACGGAATGGACGACCTAAAGCCTGTATACTTCTCAGTTTTTCTCATTTTATACATTACCATTATTATGGAGAGCTTGGCATTGATGGGGGTGATCTGCGTCAAAAAAACATTGCATGAGCCAATGTATTTCTTGGTGGGGAACTTGGCAGCAAATGGTCTATATGGGAGCACTGCGCTATTACCGGCACTGCTGAGTAATATATTTTCACATTCCCATGAGCTATCGCTACCATGCTGTCAAGCACAGATCTATACTATACATACATATGCCATTGTGGAATTTACCATTCTTGCAGCGATGAGTTACGATAGATATGTTGCCATTTGTTATCCGCTGCAGTACCAAGCTGTCATGCCACTGAGCAGGGTGTACAGACTCATTATTTTTACCTGGCTTTACCCCTTAGTGGCATTTCTTATTGTTTTTATTCTAACTCTCAACTTGCAGTTTTGTGAGAAAACTTTAGATAAGTTATACTGTGTCAATTACTCTCTAGTAAAACTCTCCTGCAGTGATACATCCATGGTTAACATAGTGGGCTTATTATCTGTAGTTGTATATGCCTGTCCTCAGCTCATCATGGTCCTTTACTCGTACATACAAATCCTGAGGATATGTGCATTGTCTTCCAAAGAATCGAGGCTCAAAGCTCTTCGCACGTGCACCCCGCACCTGCTGGCAGTTATCAACTACTCCATCGGCTGCTTTTTTGAGATAGCACAGAGCAGGTTCAACTTGAGTCATTTGCCTTATAAAACAAaggtgtttttgtctctgtactTTCTAATATTTCCTCCCATTCTTAATCCAGCTATCTATGGTTTGAGCATTCAAGCCATACGAGTGCCGCTGTTGAACCTTTTCCAACACAAGAATAAAGTAGCACCGGCGCAGCAGCCAGGGGTGAAGTGGGCATGA